DNA sequence from the Elusimicrobiota bacterium genome:
ATCTGCCTCGTGATACTGACGAGTTCAGCATTCTTCCGGGTTAAATAAATAACTTTATTGAGATACATAAACAACCCGATTAACGCAACTAAAATACCTAGATATGGTACTAACGACAAAAGCTCAAGAGTTTCTTTTGGCCGCTGGGCTACGGGGACAAGGTTGATTCTTATCATCTACTATCCCCTTCTTTTCTAACCCCAAGCCCAAATGCAACGGCGTACTTATAATCCACATCATTCTGTAATGCGACCATACTCTGCGCATTCTCTATCGCGATTGACGGCTTAAACGCTTCTGCGTTTAAATTCAACTCCTGCCCAACGTACTGCGTTAAATTGGGTAACGCAACACTCCCGCCGGTTAGTATCACTTTGGTAATAGCAGTCTCCGGTGATTGAGCAAGAAAATAGTCGATTGACCTTTGAATTTCAGATGTCAACTCCTTCGCTACTGTAGACAGTATTGCAGAAACCTGTGTTTTATCCTTATCCGCTTTTGCCTCTTCCTTTTCTTCAGGCGTAACCTGTATACCATACTGCCGTTTCATTTGTTCTGCAGTAGCAAAATCCACACCTAGGTTGCGTTGGACTGCTTTAGTAAAATTATTACCCGCAACAAAAATATCACGCACAACTTTTGACACGCCATTTTCTATGACAACCAAATTTGTTACCGTCGCACCTACATTTACGGCTACTACGGTTTCGGTCATTGGCAACACTTCCGCAGCTTCCAGCGCATTACCCAACGCAAACGCGTCAATA
Encoded proteins:
- the pilM gene encoding type IV pilus assembly protein PilM translates to MVLAVPIPKFLVSKDTLGIDIGSQSIKITQLKISGKKWVAATWTEEVLSLESISELSPPERKSLIIDKLKEIILRERITTKKVCASISGSSVIVRYVKFPKLAPEQLAKTIEYEAEPYIPFAIADVHLGFHIVKDIEEDGQKKMETILVAVKKDLIQERIEILQQANLNPTIIDIDAFALGNALEAAEVLPMTETVVAVNVGATVTNLVVIENGVSKVVRDIFVAGNNFTKAVQRNLGVDFATAEQMKRQYGIQVTPEEKEEAKADKDKTQVSAILSTVAKELTSEIQRSIDYFLAQSPETAITKVILTGGSVALPNLTQYVGQELNLNAEAFKPSIAIENAQSMVALQNDVDYKYAVAFGLGVRKEGDSR